One Kitasatospora sp. MAP12-44 DNA segment encodes these proteins:
- a CDS encoding SRPBCC family protein, whose amino-acid sequence MTGHTDNQITISAPVDLTWELTNDLERWPQLFSEYASVEVLERDGDRVTFRLTMHPDEQGKVWSWVSEREADRQSLTVEARRVETGPFEHMSIRWEYHEVPGGTSMRWIQDFRMKPTAPVDDAGMTEHINRNSRIQMELIRDKVEQHAKETPATMPR is encoded by the coding sequence ATGACCGGACACACCGACAACCAGATCACCATCTCGGCGCCCGTGGACCTCACCTGGGAGCTCACCAACGACCTCGAACGCTGGCCGCAGCTGTTCAGCGAGTACGCCTCGGTCGAGGTGCTGGAGCGCGACGGGGACCGGGTCACCTTCCGGCTGACCATGCACCCGGACGAGCAGGGCAAGGTCTGGAGCTGGGTGTCCGAACGGGAGGCCGACCGGCAGTCGCTGACGGTCGAGGCGCGCCGCGTGGAGACCGGCCCGTTCGAGCACATGAGCATCCGCTGGGAGTACCACGAGGTCCCGGGCGGCACGTCGATGCGCTGGATCCAGGACTTCCGGATGAAGCCCACCGCGCCGGTCGACGACGCCGGGATGACCGAGCACATCAACCGCAACTCGCGGATCCAGATGGAGCTGATCCGCGACAAGGTGGAGCAGCACGCCAAGGAGACCCCCGCGACCATGCCGCGCTGA
- a CDS encoding acyl carrier protein, whose translation MNGPVTFEDLASLMKARAGLSVDPWEMESHPESAFVDYGLDSLGLLGIVSELENRFGLSIGNDPETCKTPHEFLDLVNPQLTSGA comes from the coding sequence ATGAACGGCCCTGTGACCTTCGAAGACCTCGCCTCCCTGATGAAGGCTCGGGCGGGCCTTTCGGTGGACCCGTGGGAGATGGAGAGCCACCCCGAGTCGGCCTTCGTCGACTACGGCCTCGACTCGCTCGGCCTGCTCGGCATCGTGTCCGAGCTGGAGAACCGGTTCGGTCTGTCGATCGGCAACGACCCGGAGACCTGCAAGACCCCGCACGAGTTCCTCGACCTCGTCAACCCGCAACTCACCTCTGGAGCCTGA